A stretch of the Campylobacter concisus genome encodes the following:
- the purC gene encoding phosphoribosylaminoimidazolesuccinocarboxamide synthase produces the protein MQKRELIYEGKGKKMYATDDANLLVAEFKDDLTAFDAQKRGNEAGKGALNNKISTQLFRLLESKGIVTDLVETISDTEQVVKKCEIIPLEVVVRNIATGSLSKRLGIKEGTVLPFTLVEFYYKNDDLHDPLVTDEHCIIMGLVKSEKDLQTLRHTAREINSILFKFFAERDLKLVDFKIEFGIDKDGNIILADEISPDSCRFWDAKTNEKLDKDRFRQDLGSVKVAYEEVLRRILS, from the coding sequence ATGCAAAAAAGAGAGCTTATTTACGAGGGAAAAGGCAAAAAAATGTATGCCACAGACGATGCAAATCTGCTTGTGGCTGAATTTAAAGACGATCTAACAGCATTTGATGCTCAAAAAAGAGGCAACGAAGCTGGAAAAGGCGCATTAAATAATAAAATTTCAACACAGCTTTTTAGGCTTTTGGAGAGTAAAGGCATCGTGACTGACCTAGTTGAGACTATTAGCGACACTGAGCAAGTAGTCAAAAAATGTGAGATCATACCTCTTGAAGTTGTTGTTAGAAATATCGCAACTGGTTCACTTAGCAAAAGACTTGGCATAAAAGAAGGCACGGTTTTACCTTTTACACTTGTTGAGTTTTACTACAAAAACGACGATTTGCACGATCCATTAGTAACAGATGAGCACTGTATCATTATGGGATTAGTAAAGAGTGAAAAAGATCTTCAAACTCTAAGACACACAGCAAGAGAGATCAACTCTATATTATTTAAATTTTTTGCCGAAAGAGATCTAAAACTAGTCGATTTTAAAATAGAATTTGGTATCGATAAAGACGGCAATATCATTTTAGCTGATGAAATAAGTCCTGATAGTTGTAGATTCTGGGATGCTAAAACTAATGAAAAACTTGACAAAGATAGATTTAGACAAGACCTTGGTAGCGTAAAAGTCGCTTACGAAGAAGTTTTAAGAAGAATTTTATCGTAA
- the purS gene encoding phosphoribosylformylglycinamidine synthase subunit PurS: MKAVVNIALRSGVLDPAGKAVEHALNSLGFSGVSNVRIGKQIVLDIDESDKNKANEQLKVMCEELLANTVIEDYEIVL, translated from the coding sequence ATGAAAGCTGTTGTAAATATAGCATTAAGAAGTGGGGTCCTTGACCCTGCTGGCAAAGCAGTGGAGCATGCTTTAAATTCTCTCGGATTTAGTGGTGTATCAAATGTCAGAATAGGCAAACAAATCGTTTTAGATATCGATGAGAGCGATAAAAACAAAGCAAACGAGCAGCTAAAAGTGATGTGTGAAGAGCTTTTAGCAAATACTGTCATCGAAGACTATGAGATCGTGCTATGA
- the purQ gene encoding phosphoribosylformylglycinamidine synthase I: MKVAIILFPGTNCEEDTAHAFKLLGCQTKIIWHKEDKIDADLVVLPGGFSYGDYLRTAAIAKFSPAMQAVKEHAKKGGYILGICNGFQMLLELGLLKGAMRRNENLNFVSKYHHLKVISNNNKFLANLAKNEVVNIPIAHGEGNYYTDENTLKSLYDNDQVLLKYCDAKGNEINPNGSVDSIAGICDENKKIFGLMPHPERACEKILGTDDGIKMLKGLVW, encoded by the coding sequence ATGAAAGTAGCGATAATACTTTTTCCTGGCACAAACTGCGAAGAAGATACAGCTCATGCATTTAAATTACTTGGTTGCCAAACAAAGATCATTTGGCACAAAGAAGATAAAATTGATGCTGATCTAGTCGTACTTCCAGGCGGTTTTAGCTATGGAGATTATCTAAGAACAGCTGCGATAGCCAAATTTAGCCCAGCGATGCAAGCTGTAAAAGAGCATGCAAAAAAAGGCGGCTACATCTTAGGGATTTGCAATGGTTTTCAGATGCTGCTTGAGCTTGGACTCTTAAAGGGTGCGATGAGAAGAAATGAAAATTTAAATTTCGTCTCAAAATATCACCATCTAAAAGTGATCTCAAATAACAATAAATTCTTAGCAAATTTAGCCAAAAATGAAGTGGTTAATATCCCTATTGCTCATGGCGAGGGCAACTATTATACTGATGAAAACACTCTAAAAAGCCTTTATGACAACGATCAAGTATTACTAAAATACTGTGATGCTAAAGGCAACGAAATAAATCCAAACGGCTCAGTCGATAGCATAGCAGGAATTTGTGATGAGAACAAAAAGATTTTTGGTCTCATGCCTCACCCAGAGCGCGCTTGCGAGAAAATTTTAGGTACAGATGATGGTATAAAGATGCTAAAAGGTCTAGTTTGGTAA
- a CDS encoding SH3 domain-containing protein, protein MVKHFLFISLLVLNLFAVNTDEVSVFDMMDEAREDKFVNSPTSNPKTQKPPKEQDFSRKFVSPQPERITPEQMRNIVPTNEPDISVPDNQVYDKIKVKELLLKATNVPKNVVIGEIFSVEIVADTQNDFEFEFETQLDETNIKWLNKKNFQWVKSEDNKYVGTFYLEATSIDAKTLKVSLDLKRNGENYQNSSINIFLPKLKELRSDENYNHIVADNLEVKKFKTTKFDDINNIMVVEIYGNNVDLSAFNIENKTILKQGVDTINGDFNSQSAYYFAVFKPNKKSLDFNYYNLKKAKFESFSLPVSVEDDDVSTQIGLNPKQSEFSTYKDVIIYSCAVIFILLAIWRRRLSYFFVAAIFIALGIYTYNPFGKAVLRPDISVSILPTKNSTIFYTSHKNENVEILDTKGDYSKILFADGKIGWVKKDNLVKN, encoded by the coding sequence TTGGTAAAACATTTTCTTTTTATCTCCCTACTCGTACTAAATTTATTTGCTGTAAATACTGACGAGGTAAGCGTTTTTGACATGATGGACGAAGCTAGGGAGGATAAATTTGTAAATAGCCCTACTTCAAATCCAAAAACTCAAAAACCACCAAAAGAACAAGATTTTTCAAGAAAATTTGTGTCACCACAGCCAGAGCGTATCACTCCAGAGCAGATGCGAAACATCGTGCCAACAAACGAGCCAGATATTAGCGTCCCAGACAATCAGGTATATGACAAGATCAAAGTAAAAGAACTTCTTTTAAAAGCCACAAATGTACCAAAAAATGTTGTTATAGGAGAAATTTTTAGTGTTGAGATAGTGGCTGATACACAAAATGACTTTGAGTTTGAGTTTGAGACACAGCTTGATGAAACAAATATCAAATGGCTAAATAAGAAAAATTTTCAATGGGTAAAAAGCGAAGACAACAAATATGTAGGTACTTTTTATCTTGAGGCAACAAGCATTGATGCAAAGACTTTAAAAGTTAGCTTGGATCTAAAAAGAAATGGCGAGAACTATCAAAACTCTAGCATAAATATCTTTTTACCAAAGCTAAAAGAGCTTAGAAGCGATGAGAACTACAACCATATCGTCGCTGATAACCTTGAGGTAAAGAAATTTAAGACAACAAAATTTGATGATATAAACAATATCATGGTTGTAGAAATTTATGGCAACAACGTAGATCTAAGTGCTTTTAATATTGAAAATAAGACAATTTTAAAGCAAGGCGTAGATACTATAAATGGCGATTTTAACTCACAAAGTGCATATTATTTTGCAGTATTTAAGCCAAATAAAAAATCGCTTGACTTTAACTATTACAACCTAAAAAAGGCCAAATTTGAAAGCTTTTCTTTGCCAGTGAGTGTTGAAGATGACGATGTCAGCACACAAATCGGACTAAACCCAAAACAAAGCGAGTTTAGCACCTATAAAGATGTCATAATCTACTCTTGTGCGGTAATTTTTATATTATTAGCTATTTGGCGCAGAAGGCTTAGCTACTTTTTCGTAGCAGCCATTTTTATAGCACTTGGAATTTATACCTACAACCCTTTTGGTAAGGCTGTTCTAAGACCAGACATTAGCGTTTCGATCTTGCCTACAAAAAACTCAACCATCTTTTACACATCTCATAAAAATGAAAATGTAGAAATTTTAGACACAAAAGGTGACTACTCAAAAATTTTATTTGCTGATGGTAAGATTGGCTGGGTAAAAAAGGATAATCTTGTCAAAAATTAG
- a CDS encoding lysophospholipid acyltransferase family protein, with protein sequence MILSKIRALFFAIEFVISVVLVVFFMWLFNDKNRAIRKFWGRSQRFFGGYKLEVIGNFSDEANILLINHQSMLDIIVIEELHPKNVCWIAKAQIGKIPIIGKILSLPKMIAVERENKHSLIKLLSEAKDRVENGRVLAIFPEGTRSQTNKLLPFKGGAKMLVEKLNLKVQPIVIVGSDAMKVKEFSFKKADIKLFCLDLVDTSKDNWLEATRESMQKVLDKNRK encoded by the coding sequence ATAATCTTGTCAAAAATTAGAGCTTTATTTTTTGCTATTGAGTTTGTTATCAGCGTTGTTCTAGTCGTTTTTTTTATGTGGCTATTTAATGACAAAAATAGAGCCATAAGAAAATTTTGGGGAAGATCGCAAAGGTTTTTTGGTGGCTATAAACTTGAAGTGATAGGCAATTTTAGTGATGAAGCAAATATCTTGCTCATAAACCACCAAAGCATGCTTGATATCATCGTCATCGAAGAGCTACACCCAAAAAATGTATGCTGGATCGCAAAGGCACAGATCGGCAAAATTCCTATAATTGGTAAAATTTTAAGCTTGCCAAAAATGATAGCGGTTGAACGTGAAAATAAACACTCTCTTATAAAGCTTTTAAGTGAAGCAAAAGATAGAGTTGAAAATGGTCGCGTCTTAGCCATATTTCCCGAAGGAACTAGATCTCAAACTAATAAGCTTTTACCTTTTAAAGGTGGTGCAAAGATGTTAGTTGAAAAGCTAAATTTGAAAGTTCAACCTATCGTTATCGTAGGAAGCGATGCTATGAAAGTGAAAGAATTTAGCTTTAAAAAAGCAGATATCAAGCTCTTTTGCCTTGATTTAGTCGATACTTCAAAAGACAACTGGCTAGAGGCGACTAGAGAGAGTATGCAAAAAGTCCTAGACAAAAATAGAAAATAA
- the htpG gene encoding molecular chaperone HtpG: MADKFEFQTEVNDLLNLMIHSLYSNKEIFLRELISNSNDALDKLNYLCLTDEKYKSLSYTPRIDIKVDDKAKILTISDNGIGMDKDELIANLGTIARSGTKGFMKNLSGDAKKDSSLIGQFGVGFYSAFMVANKIEVISKRALSDKAYKWTSDAKSYEIEDTKKDGFGTDIILHLNDDEFANSWRIEEIVKKYSNHIPYPIFMDKQSYVAPKEGEKEGTYETKNEQINKANALWRLNKASLKEQDYNDFYKQISHDSSDPLLYIHTKAEGKIEYSTLFYVPSTEPFDLFRVDYQSGVKLYVKRVFITDDAKELLPPYLRFIKGIIDVEDLPLNVSREILQENAIMRSVKEQSVKKILSELAKLKDNDREKYIKFYKLFGKVLKEGLYGFSAEKEQILDLCLFKSLKRDGLISLKEYKEAMKDDQKSIYYISGNNENMLRNSPLLESFKKNDIEVLIMDEEIDTIVMPMVNEFDKTPLKSVSHADINDEIKNDEKIDESKVANTLIKMKEILKDEVKDVRLSSRLSSSAAVLIYDKNDPDYAMQEMLKQMGQGVNAPKVKPILEINADHEIFAKLEKNEAMVYDIAPLLLDMARLNEGMSLENPAKFSELLTKVMLKAI; this comes from the coding sequence ATGGCAGATAAATTTGAATTTCAGACCGAGGTCAATGACCTTTTAAATTTGATGATCCACTCTCTTTACTCAAACAAAGAGATATTTTTAAGAGAGCTCATCTCAAACTCAAACGACGCTCTTGACAAGCTAAACTACCTATGCTTGACCGATGAAAAGTATAAAAGCTTAAGCTACACTCCAAGGATCGATATCAAAGTAGATGATAAGGCTAAAATTTTAACTATCAGCGACAATGGTATTGGTATGGATAAAGACGAGCTTATCGCAAATTTAGGCACGATAGCAAGAAGTGGCACAAAAGGTTTTATGAAAAATTTAAGCGGCGATGCCAAAAAAGATAGCTCGCTGATCGGTCAGTTTGGTGTTGGCTTTTACTCAGCATTTATGGTGGCAAACAAGATCGAGGTCATAAGCAAACGAGCACTTAGCGACAAAGCCTATAAATGGACATCTGATGCAAAAAGCTACGAGATCGAAGATACTAAAAAAGATGGCTTTGGAACGGATATCATCTTACATTTAAATGATGATGAGTTTGCAAATTCTTGGCGTATTGAAGAAATAGTCAAGAAGTATTCAAATCACATTCCTTATCCTATATTTATGGACAAACAAAGCTATGTCGCTCCAAAAGAAGGCGAAAAAGAAGGCACATATGAGACTAAAAATGAGCAAATAAACAAGGCAAATGCGCTTTGGAGACTAAATAAAGCCAGCCTAAAAGAGCAAGACTACAACGACTTTTATAAGCAAATTTCTCACGATAGTAGCGATCCTCTTCTTTATATCCACACAAAAGCTGAGGGCAAGATCGAGTACTCAACTCTATTTTATGTACCAAGCACCGAGCCATTTGATCTATTTAGGGTTGATTATCAAAGTGGCGTGAAGCTCTATGTGAAAAGAGTCTTTATCACAGATGATGCAAAAGAACTCTTGCCGCCATATTTAAGATTCATCAAGGGTATCATTGATGTTGAGGATCTACCATTAAATGTAAGCCGTGAAATTTTACAAGAAAATGCGATCATGAGAAGCGTCAAAGAGCAAAGTGTGAAGAAAATTTTAAGCGAGCTTGCAAAGTTAAAAGATAACGACCGCGAAAAATACATAAAATTTTACAAACTATTTGGCAAGGTTTTAAAAGAAGGTCTTTATGGATTTAGTGCTGAAAAAGAGCAAATTTTAGATCTTTGTCTGTTTAAAAGCTTAAAAAGAGATGGTTTAATTAGCCTAAAAGAGTACAAAGAGGCAATGAAAGATGATCAAAAGTCGATCTACTACATCAGTGGCAACAACGAAAATATGCTAAGAAATTCTCCGCTTCTTGAGAGCTTTAAGAAAAATGATATTGAGGTTCTTATTATGGATGAAGAGATCGATACGATCGTAATGCCAATGGTTAATGAATTTGACAAAACACCTCTAAAATCAGTCTCACACGCTGATATAAATGACGAGATCAAAAATGATGAGAAGATCGATGAGAGCAAGGTTGCAAACACACTTATTAAAATGAAAGAAATTTTAAAAGATGAAGTCAAAGATGTAAGACTAAGCTCAAGACTCTCAAGCTCGGCTGCGGTGCTAATTTATGATAAAAACGATCCTGATTACGCTATGCAAGAGATGCTAAAACAAATGGGACAAGGCGTAAATGCTCCAAAAGTTAAACCGATCTTGGAGATCAACGCTGATCATGAAATCTTTGCAAAACTTGAGAAAAATGAGGCGATGGTTTATGACATCGCGCCTTTACTTCTTGATATGGCAAGGCTAAATGAGGGCATGAGCCTAGAAAATCCTGCTAAATTTTCAGAGCTATTAACGAAAGTCATGTTAAAAGCTATCTAA
- the sdhE gene encoding 8-methylmenaquinol:fumarate reductase membrane anchor subunit: protein MQNEFAFFPGCVLSQAAKEAKMSLEAIAPILGWKLHEIKGWSCCGAQQAQDVDPIATLVANARNIALAEQMNMPMLTTCSTCMLTLTRAKTTLDKGAKDRINTFLAEGNMKYNGSTEITSLLWVLYQNVETLRAKVVKPLSGLKVALFYGCHSLRPEKDLHNRESSVNPKSFETVVGALGATIVPFEKRLDCCGFHASYPAGTSVRKMSSQIVNNADENGADVVVTPCPLCQMQLDIYQERYQDENHSNVRKPIIHLSQLVGLALGLSVEDLGLDLNIIDATKIA from the coding sequence ATGCAAAACGAATTCGCTTTTTTCCCAGGATGCGTACTCTCTCAAGCAGCTAAAGAGGCTAAGATGTCGCTTGAGGCTATCGCTCCGATACTTGGCTGGAAGCTTCACGAGATAAAAGGCTGGAGCTGCTGTGGTGCCCAACAAGCACAAGACGTAGATCCTATCGCTACGCTTGTGGCAAATGCTAGAAATATAGCACTTGCAGAGCAGATGAATATGCCGATGCTTACGACATGCTCAACTTGTATGCTAACTCTAACAAGAGCTAAAACTACGCTTGATAAGGGTGCAAAGGACCGCATAAATACTTTCTTGGCTGAAGGTAATATGAAATATAATGGCTCAACCGAGATCACAAGCCTTCTTTGGGTGCTTTATCAAAACGTAGAAACGCTAAGAGCAAAGGTTGTTAAGCCACTTAGTGGGCTAAAAGTAGCGCTATTTTACGGCTGTCATAGCCTAAGACCTGAAAAAGATCTTCATAACAGGGAAAGCTCAGTCAATCCAAAGAGCTTTGAAACCGTTGTAGGCGCACTTGGTGCTACTATCGTGCCATTTGAGAAAAGACTTGACTGCTGTGGTTTTCACGCTAGTTACCCAGCTGGCACATCTGTAAGAAAAATGTCAAGCCAGATCGTAAATAACGCCGATGAAAACGGCGCTGATGTAGTTGTCACACCATGTCCGCTTTGTCAAATGCAACTTGACATCTATCAAGAGAGGTATCAAGATGAAAACCACTCAAATGTGAGAAAGCCAATCATTCACCTATCTCAGCTTGTAGGTCTTGCACTTGGACTATCTGTTGAAGACCTTGGACTTGATCTAAACATCATCGACGCTACCAAGATAGCGTAA
- the sdhB gene encoding 8-methylmenaquinol:fumarate reductase iron-sulfur subunit, with protein sequence MKIIIDRFDGTKKYESTYELTNEEIKGKTLLTVLLDIKQKKDATLNFTASCRSAICGACAVRVNGHSYLACDTKMNELLAEYDNPESIRISPLGNFRVISDLMVDWEPSIENLRKIKPSITAKSEFSAEKGCKQSQKEYEKVALEWDCILCGACASECNKLEADASDYMQPFVFVHAYRAAFDSRNKDPMPHLKPAIDNGLWMCVKCQECADRCPKGISACKDITDLRIMAIQKGFDDGMGPDHAEAFLTDLVDGSGRLNEIKLALRSEGVFRNMGKMDIAANLMLAGKMNPLHIFGEEDIEGHDDLVKMINAARKAASKE encoded by the coding sequence ATGAAAATTATTATCGACCGTTTTGACGGAACTAAAAAATATGAATCAACTTATGAGCTAACAAATGAAGAGATCAAAGGCAAAACTCTTTTAACAGTGCTTCTTGATATCAAACAAAAAAAGGATGCGACGCTAAATTTCACAGCATCTTGCCGCTCAGCGATATGTGGAGCGTGCGCTGTTAGGGTAAATGGACACTCGTATCTAGCTTGCGATACGAAGATGAATGAGCTTTTAGCTGAGTATGATAACCCAGAGAGTATAAGAATTTCTCCACTTGGAAATTTCAGGGTTATATCTGATCTTATGGTGGACTGGGAGCCAAGTATCGAAAATTTACGCAAGATAAAGCCTAGCATTACTGCTAAGTCAGAATTTAGCGCAGAAAAAGGCTGTAAGCAAAGTCAAAAAGAGTATGAAAAAGTAGCGCTTGAATGGGACTGCATACTTTGCGGTGCGTGCGCTAGTGAGTGTAATAAACTTGAAGCTGATGCGAGCGATTATATGCAGCCATTTGTCTTTGTGCATGCTTATAGAGCGGCCTTTGACTCACGCAACAAAGATCCTATGCCGCACCTAAAACCAGCTATAGATAATGGTCTTTGGATGTGTGTAAAATGCCAAGAGTGCGCTGATCGCTGTCCAAAAGGCATAAGCGCATGCAAGGATATAACCGATCTTCGCATCATGGCTATACAAAAAGGCTTTGATGATGGCATGGGACCAGATCACGCTGAGGCATTCTTAACCGATCTAGTTGATGGCTCAGGCAGACTAAATGAGATCAAGCTTGCACTTCGCTCTGAGGGAGTGTTTAGAAATATGGGCAAAATGGATATCGCTGCAAATTTAATGCTTGCAGGTAAGATGAATCCACTTCATATTTTTGGCGAAGAGGACATAGAAGGACATGATGATCTAGTAAAAATGATAAATGCGGCTCGCAAAGCTGCTAGTAAGGAGTAA